One window of the Cryptomeria japonica chromosome 7, Sugi_1.0, whole genome shotgun sequence genome contains the following:
- the LOC131856637 gene encoding SKP1-like protein 1B, which translates to MEGKVILSSSDGQVFEVDMKVAMISQTLSNMLKDTEDTGSETAPIKLANVSSRIFNLIIEYGKYHVEAQKSDTSGPTADLKKRVRELVADDKDTLFQLMIAANFLHIQSLLDLSYQIVAEDIAACKDQQMIRQKYNIENDYSPEEEEEVLKLHNIFE; encoded by the exons ATGGAAGGCAAGGTGATTTTAAGCAGTTCCGACGGTCAAGTATTCGAAGTAGATATGAAAGTGGCCATGATATCGCAAACCTTAAGTAATATGTTAAAGGATACAGAGGATACAGGTAGTGAGACAGCTCCCATCAAATTGGCAAATGTTTCCAGTAGAATTTTTAATCTTATTATCGAATACGGCAAATACCATGTTGAAGCCCAAAAGTCGGATACAAGCGGACCAACTGCGGATTTGAAGAAACGGGTTAGGGAGTTGGTAGCTGATGATAAAGACACTCTCTTCCAGTTGATGATC GCAGCAAATTTCCTTCACATTCAGAGTCTTCTTGATTTATCATACCAGATTGTGGCTGAGGACATTGCAGCATGTAAAGACCAACAAATGATTCGCCAAAAATATAACATAGAAAATGACTATAGTCCTGAAGAGGAGGAAGAGGTTTTAAAGCTGCATAATATATTTGAATGA